The DNA region TCAAACTGGTTGCGTGATTACATTTTTTCACCTATGTCCATCCGGTTAAGAAACTGGCGAAAAACGGGGCTTGTTTTTACGGTTTTTATTACGTTTTTGCTTTGCGGCCTATGGCACGATGCCAATTATACATACGTGGTGTGGGGCTCCCTGCATGGCCTGATTATGGGGTATGAAATACTTACCAGAGGCTTAAGAGTTAAAATTCAAAAAAGGGTAAACAAAAAAATATACAAGGCGCTGAGTATTTTTATTACATTTCACATTTTGATGTTAACATTTATAATTTTCCGTTCACCAGATATTTTGGTAGCATTTGACATGCTGAAACAAATTTTCACCGGAATTGATTTTTCTTTATCACTTCAATGGCTAGATTTGTATAAATTTACTTTCATTATGATGATTTTGGGCATTTTACTCCATTACACCCCCATGAGCTGGAATGTTAAATTTTCAAAAATCTTTTCCCGTATGCACTGGAGTTTTCAGGTTGTTATAATTTTTGTGGCAATCATTTTTATTTATCAGTTTTTTAGCACTGAAGCACAACCCTTTATATACCTTGATTTTTAAATTGATACCATGTCAGAATTTAAAATAATAAATAATCAGCACAATATTGCATACTATTGCACCCGGCATCAGTGTTTAACTGGAAATGCTGCGAAAACGGCCTTTATATGGATTGACCATACAGGAAAACGAGAGGTGTTTACGTTTGAGCAACTTGAAAAAGAAAGCAACCGTTATGCGAATGTATTATCGGGTATGGGAATAGAAAAAGGAGATATTGTTTTTACTTTTTTGCCCAAACTACCTGAACAATTTTTTGCTTTTCTCGGGATATTAAAAATACAGGCTGTTGCCGGGACATTATTTTCAAATTTTGGCGAAGAAGCGCTTTATGACCGTCTGAGCGACTGCGGCGCTAGAGTCGTGATAACAAAAAAAAGCCTGCTGAAAAAGATTTTACGCGCATTGCCACGTCTGGAAAAACTTGAATTTATTTTTGTCATTGATGAAGAAGAAAATAATGAAAAAGTTATAGGGCTTCCCAAATTGCTTGCCGGAGCATCTGAAACATTTACCATAACTCAGACGAACCCGGAGACACCCTCTGTCCTTCATTATACTTCAGGTTCAACGGGGAAACCCAAAGGCGTGCAACATATTCACAAGAGCATTCATACCCAAAGCCAGACAACACAGGAAGTCTTGTGCCTTAATGAAAATGATTTGTACTGGTGTACTGCCGACCAGGGATGGGTTACAGGAACATCCTATGGAATAATCGGGCCATGGAGCCTGGGCATTTCACAACTACATTATGGCGGGGCTTATCATGCCGAAACATGGATGAAGCTGATTGAAGAAGAAAAAGTTACAAAATGGTACACCGCACCCACAGCACTACGAATGCTGATGCGTGAAAACAAAACTCTTTTTGAAAAATTCAGCCTGAAACATCTTGAGCATATTTTTAGTGTCGGAGAACCATTAAATCCGGAAATAAATATTTGGGCTAAAAAAGTTTTGGGAAAGGAAATTTATGATACCTGGTTTCAAACGGAAACAGGCAGCATCATGATAAGCAACCGTCCGGGCATTGAAATCAAATCCGGCTCAATGGGAAAACCTGTTGATGATATTCATGCAGAAATTATTTCAGATACAGGAGAAATATGTTCTTCTTCTGAAACAGGGCATTTGTGTTTAAAAACTTCCTGGGATTCAATGTTTGTTGATTATCTGAACAACTCCAAAGTCTATAGAGAAAAATTTAAAAACGGGTATTATTATTCAGGGGATCTGGCTTTTAAGGACGAAGAAGGTTATTTGTATTTTATAGGTAGGAATGACGACGTTATAAATACGGCAGGGCATCTTATTAGCCCATTTGAAATTGAAAGTGTGTTGCTGGAAATCCCCGAGATTGCCGAGTCGGCAGTGATAGGCGCACCTGATGATATATTATACGAAAAGGTTGTCGCCTATATTCGGTTAAAAGATTTCCATTCGTGGACTGACGACCTTGAGCTGCGAATAAGGATATTTCTTTCAAACCGGCTATCTACCATTGCCACTCCTAAAGATATAAAAATTATTGAAGAAATCCCCAAAAATAAAAGTGGAAAAATAATGCGCAGGGTACTTAAAGCCATGTATAAAGGCGAAGACCCCGGAGATATTTCGACTCTGGAAATTTAAAAAACAATACCATGGATACATTTGATGAATTAAATAAAATTTTTTGCAAGGTGTTTTACGATGATGATATTAAAATCAGCCCTGAAACAACGGCAAATGATATTGACGGATGGGATTCTCTTTCTCATCTAAACCTGGTAGTTGCGGTGGAAAAGAACTTTGGTATTAAATTCAAAGACGAAGAGATAGATAAATG from Bacteroidales bacterium includes:
- a CDS encoding AMP-binding protein; its protein translation is MSEFKIINNQHNIAYYCTRHQCLTGNAAKTAFIWIDHTGKREVFTFEQLEKESNRYANVLSGMGIEKGDIVFTFLPKLPEQFFAFLGILKIQAVAGTLFSNFGEEALYDRLSDCGARVVITKKSLLKKILRALPRLEKLEFIFVIDEEENNEKVIGLPKLLAGASETFTITQTNPETPSVLHYTSGSTGKPKGVQHIHKSIHTQSQTTQEVLCLNENDLYWCTADQGWVTGTSYGIIGPWSLGISQLHYGGAYHAETWMKLIEEEKVTKWYTAPTALRMLMRENKTLFEKFSLKHLEHIFSVGEPLNPEINIWAKKVLGKEIYDTWFQTETGSIMISNRPGIEIKSGSMGKPVDDIHAEIISDTGEICSSSETGHLCLKTSWDSMFVDYLNNSKVYREKFKNGYYYSGDLAFKDEEGYLYFIGRNDDVINTAGHLISPFEIESVLLEIPEIAESAVIGAPDDILYEKVVAYIRLKDFHSWTDDLELRIRIFLSNRLSTIATPKDIKIIEEIPKNKSGKIMRRVLKAMYKGEDPGDISTLEI
- a CDS encoding acyl carrier protein codes for the protein MDTFDELNKIFCKVFYDDDIKISPETTANDIDGWDSLSHLNLVVAVEKNFGIKFKDEEIDKWKTVGEMYNSLLLLIQQKK